In Sulfitobacter sp. LCG007, the sequence CGAGATCATCGTTCTCGACAAGCCCGCCGGTCTGCTCTCCGTCCCCGGCAAAGGTCCCGATCTGGCAGACTGCCTGCTGTCGCGGCTGCAGGCCGCCTTCCCGGACGCGCTGCTGGTCCACCGGCTCGACCGCGACACATCCGGCGTGATCATCTTCGCCCTCACCCCCCATGCGCAGCGCCATCTCGGGCTGCAATTCGAGAAGCGGATGACCAGGAAGACCTATGTCGCCCGCGTCTGGGGCGTCCCGGAGCGGCCTTCGGGGGCCATCGACATGCCGATCATCGTGGATTGGCCGAACCGTCCCCGTCAGAAGGTGGATTTCGAGAGCGGACGCCCGGCCCAGACCGACTGGCGGCTTCTGAAAGACGAGGGCGAGACGGCGCGGGTGCGGCTGATGCCGCACACCGGGCGCAGCCATCAGCTGCGTGTGCACATGAAGGAGATCGGGCATCCGATCCTCGGCGATCCGTTCTATGCCGAGGGACCGGCGCGCGACTTCCCGCGTCTGATGCTGCATTCCGAGGAACTGCGCTTCAAGCATCCGCAGGGCGGGCGGTCGATGAAGCTGCGCACGCCCGCGCCGTTCTGAGGTCGTTCCCGCTAGACCGCGCGCTTGCGCCTCTGCGACAGGACCACCGCCAGGAATACGACGAGCCCGCCGACCATCACGCGCGATGAAGGCTGCTCGGCCAGAACGAGCCAGGCCAGGATTGGGGCGAGGGGCATCTCGAGCGAAGACAGCAGGGCCGTCTCGGCCGATGGCAGCCGACGCGCGCCTTCCGAAAGCGTCACCGACGCGATCGCGAAGACCAGTCCGAAAAGAACCAGTACCGGCAGCTCGCCTTGCGCCACCTCGAGGGGTTGGCCGAAGAGAAGCGCGACCGGCACCAGCAGGACAGACGACAGGGCGGCAGGCAGGGCGGCCGTCGTCTCGGGACGCGCGCGATATGTCACCATGACGCCCGCCATGCAGAGCGTCATCAGCATCGCCAGGAGATCGCCCGCAAGCCGTGCCTCTCCCAGCGAATCGGACACGATCAGCAGGACCCCAAGAAGCGAGGCAATGCTGGCCGTGAGAACCCTGCGCGACGGCGTCTCCCGGATGAATATCCACGACAGAGCGGCCGCGAGAAAGGGTGCGGCGGAATAGATCAGCGCCACATTCGCGACGCTGCTCAGCTTGAAGGCGGGAATGAAGGCAGCGGTCCCGGCCGCCATCAGGAAGGTGACGAGGAGGGCAGGGCGTCCGAACGCCCGGATCTCGGACAGCAAGCTGCCCCGCGAGACGAGATAGAAAATCGTGAAAAGCGCCGCGGCCAGGCCGCGCCAGAAGATCACGTCCCAGGCAGCGGTCGAGACGCCCCGGGTGAAGATACCCGCCGTGCTGAAGACGCAGGCCGAAA encodes:
- a CDS encoding RluA family pseudouridine synthase; this encodes MDARYTPPQDPLSVLYEDAEIIVLDKPAGLLSVPGKGPDLADCLLSRLQAAFPDALLVHRLDRDTSGVIIFALTPHAQRHLGLQFEKRMTRKTYVARVWGVPERPSGAIDMPIIVDWPNRPRQKVDFESGRPAQTDWRLLKDEGETARVRLMPHTGRSHQLRVHMKEIGHPILGDPFYAEGPARDFPRLMLHSEELRFKHPQGGRSMKLRTPAPF
- a CDS encoding DMT family transporter — encoded protein: MAIAHPDSTTFLNRTGVALVVVSACVFSTAGIFTRGVSTAAWDVIFWRGLAAALFTIFYLVSRGSLLSEIRAFGRPALLVTFLMAAGTAAFIPAFKLSSVANVALIYSAAPFLAAALSWIFIRETPSRRVLTASIASLLGVLLIVSDSLGEARLAGDLLAMLMTLCMAGVMVTYRARPETTAALPAALSSVLLVPVALLFGQPLEVAQGELPVLVLFGLVFAIASVTLSEGARRLPSAETALLSSLEMPLAPILAWLVLAEQPSSRVMVGGLVVFLAVVLSQRRKRAV